Proteins encoded in a region of the Flavobacterium sp. PMTSA4 genome:
- a CDS encoding rod shape-determining protein produces MGFFDFMTEDIAIDLGTANTLIIHNDKVVIDSPSIVARDRISGKIIAVGKEANMMQGKTHENIKTIRPLKDGVIADFDASEKMISLFIKSIPALKKKLFTPALRMVVCIPSGITEVEMRAVKESCERVNGKEVYLIHEPMAAAIGIGIDIMQPKGNMIVDIGGGTTEIAVIALGGIVCDKSVKIAGDVFTNDIIYYMRTQHNLFVGESTAEKIKITIGAATDDLETPPDDMSVQGRDLLTGKPKQVEVSYREIAKALDKSIQRIEDAIMETLSQTPPELAADIYNTGIYLAGGGSMLRGLDKRISQKTDLPVYIAEDPLRAVVRGTGMALKNIPKFRSILIK; encoded by the coding sequence ATGGGATTTTTTGATTTCATGACCGAGGATATTGCAATTGACCTTGGTACAGCAAACACTTTGATAATTCACAATGATAAAGTTGTAATTGACAGCCCATCAATTGTAGCAAGAGACAGAATTTCTGGAAAAATTATCGCCGTTGGTAAAGAAGCCAACATGATGCAAGGTAAAACCCATGAAAACATAAAAACCATACGTCCATTGAAAGATGGGGTTATTGCAGACTTTGATGCTTCTGAAAAAATGATTAGTTTATTCATCAAAAGTATTCCTGCGTTAAAGAAAAAATTATTCACACCTGCTTTACGAATGGTAGTTTGTATTCCATCTGGAATTACTGAAGTGGAAATGCGTGCAGTAAAAGAAAGTTGTGAACGTGTAAACGGTAAAGAAGTATATCTTATTCATGAACCAATGGCCGCAGCAATCGGTATCGGAATTGATATCATGCAACCAAAAGGAAACATGATTGTTGATATTGGTGGTGGAACAACCGAAATTGCAGTTATTGCTTTAGGAGGAATTGTTTGTGATAAATCAGTAAAAATTGCTGGAGATGTTTTCACCAATGATATTATCTACTACATGCGTACGCAACACAATTTATTTGTTGGAGAAAGTACTGCCGAAAAAATTAAAATCACCATTGGTGCAGCAACAGACGATTTAGAAACTCCACCAGATGATATGTCAGTTCAAGGTAGAGATTTGCTTACGGGTAAACCAAAGCAAGTTGAAGTATCTTATAGAGAAATAGCTAAAGCATTAGACAAATCAATCCAACGAATTGAAGATGCTATTATGGAAACTTTATCTCAAACTCCGCCAGAATTAGCGGCAGATATTTATAATACTGGTATTTATCTTGCTGGTGGTGGTTCAATGCTTCGCGGATTAGACAAACGTATTTCACAAAAAACAGATTTACCTGTATACATCGCCGAAGATCCATTAAGAGCAGTTGTTCGCGGAACAGGAATGGCATTAAAAAACATTCCTAAGTTTAGAAGCATACTTATTAAATAA
- the purH gene encoding bifunctional phosphoribosylaminoimidazolecarboxamide formyltransferase/IMP cyclohydrolase: MSTTKTIQSALISVFSKDGLEPIVRKLHEQNVTLYSTGGTEEFIKNLGIPVVPVEDVTSYPSILGGRVKTLHPKVFGGILNRQDNESDVQQMVEFDIPQIDLVIVDLYPFEKTVASGASEADIIEKIDIGGISLIRAAAKNFKDTVIVASVNEYSLLLDYITNQNGATTLEQRKLLATKAFHISSHYDTAIFNYFNEDETYFKASISEGQILRYGENPHQKGFFFGEFDKMFSKLHGKELSYNNLLDVDAAVNLILEFKNNAPTFAILKHNNACGLATRSTMKEAYLAALAGDPTSAFGGVLITNERIDAATATEINSLFCEVVIAPSFDEEAVAILSEKKNRIILVQHDVALPNSQVRTCLNGLLVQDRNNVTDAKENLKVVTNTTPTEQEIDDLLFASKICKNTKSNTIVFAKNSTLVASGTGQTSRVDALKQAVEKATNFGFDLNGAVMASDAFFPFPDCVELAHQAGITAVIQPGGSIKDELSINFCNENKVAMVFTGTRHFKH, from the coding sequence ATGAGCACAACAAAAACAATTCAATCAGCATTAATTTCAGTCTTTTCCAAAGATGGTTTGGAACCTATTGTTCGAAAACTACACGAACAAAACGTTACTCTATATTCAACTGGCGGAACCGAAGAATTCATTAAAAACCTAGGTATTCCTGTAGTTCCAGTAGAAGATGTAACATCTTATCCTTCGATACTTGGCGGAAGAGTAAAAACATTACATCCAAAAGTTTTTGGTGGAATTCTAAACCGTCAAGACAACGAGAGTGATGTGCAACAAATGGTTGAATTTGATATTCCACAAATTGATTTAGTAATTGTTGATTTGTATCCGTTTGAAAAAACAGTGGCTTCTGGAGCAAGTGAAGCAGACATCATTGAAAAAATTGATATAGGTGGAATTTCATTAATCCGCGCTGCAGCTAAAAACTTTAAAGACACGGTTATTGTAGCTTCAGTTAATGAATATTCTTTATTACTTGATTATATTACGAATCAAAATGGTGCTACAACTTTAGAGCAAAGAAAACTTTTAGCTACTAAAGCTTTTCATATTTCATCACACTATGACACAGCTATCTTTAATTATTTTAACGAGGATGAAACTTATTTCAAAGCAAGTATTTCTGAAGGTCAGATTTTAAGATATGGCGAAAACCCACATCAAAAAGGATTTTTCTTTGGCGAGTTTGATAAAATGTTTAGCAAACTTCACGGAAAAGAATTGTCATATAATAACTTGTTGGATGTTGATGCTGCGGTGAATTTAATTTTAGAGTTTAAAAACAACGCACCTACTTTTGCTATTTTAAAACACAACAATGCTTGTGGATTAGCAACAAGAAGTACTATGAAAGAAGCGTATTTAGCAGCTTTAGCTGGCGATCCAACTTCTGCTTTTGGAGGTGTTTTGATTACAAATGAAAGAATTGATGCTGCAACAGCTACAGAAATAAACAGTTTGTTCTGCGAAGTTGTAATTGCTCCAAGTTTTGACGAAGAAGCCGTTGCTATTTTATCAGAGAAAAAGAATAGAATTATATTGGTTCAACATGACGTTGCCTTACCAAACAGTCAAGTGAGAACTTGTTTGAACGGATTATTAGTTCAAGATAGAAACAATGTAACTGATGCAAAAGAAAATTTAAAAGTAGTAACAAACACTACTCCAACGGAGCAAGAAATTGATGATTTATTATTTGCTTCAAAAATTTGCAAAAATACTAAATCAAACACCATTGTTTTTGCAAAAAACAGTACATTAGTAGCATCTGGAACAGGACAAACTTCAAGAGTTGATGCACTGAAACAAGCCGTTGAAAAAGCAACTAATTTTGGTTTTGATTTAAATGGCGCGGTGATGGCAAGTGATGCTTTTTTCCCTTTTCCTGATTGTGTAGAATTAGCACATCAGGCTGGAATTACAGCAGTTATTCAACCTGGAGGTTCAATAAAAGATGAATTAAGCATTAATTTTTGCAACGAAAATAAAGTTGCAATGGTATTTACAGGAACACGTCATTTTAAACATTAA
- a CDS encoding ABC transporter permease, translating into MLLYLRLLKESFAFAMNALRNNKLRTMLSLLGVTIGIFSIIAVLAAVDSLDKKIKSDLSTLDKNTMYLKSQSFGPSDIPRWKRDQFPEVNYEEFQYLKSNLNNVENLCYQYFMFSRESVKYEGKTVSDLNVVPVTYEFADIQRMEINNGRFFNEAESNAAAGVIVLGYNVAEGLFDNVDPIGKSVRIYGQNVKVIGVTKKKGQSMGLGDSDDDSVFLPVNFLRRLYGDNSKNFLPVIVIKPEKDIDIEALKSEIKQKLRAYRGVKEGEVDNFFLDILSGFTDLIDTFIGSLKMGGWIISGFSLLVGGFGIANIMFVSVKERTNLIGIQKSLGAKNKFILFQFLFEAIILCLIGGIIGLFLVWIIAAMLTKVLDFEFILSFSNILLGTSISAIIGLIAGILPAISASKLDPVEAIRTGM; encoded by the coding sequence ATGCTATTATACCTTCGATTACTTAAAGAAAGTTTTGCTTTTGCAATGAATGCTTTGCGAAACAACAAATTGAGAACCATGTTATCACTTCTTGGAGTAACTATTGGTATTTTTTCAATCATTGCCGTTTTAGCAGCCGTTGATTCTTTGGATAAAAAAATAAAAAGCGACTTGAGTACTTTAGATAAAAACACCATGTACTTAAAAAGTCAATCGTTTGGTCCTTCTGATATTCCTCGTTGGAAAAGAGATCAATTTCCGGAGGTTAATTATGAAGAATTTCAATATTTAAAATCCAATTTAAATAATGTTGAGAATCTGTGTTATCAATACTTCATGTTTTCTCGCGAAAGTGTTAAATATGAAGGAAAAACGGTATCTGATTTAAATGTTGTTCCTGTAACTTATGAGTTTGCTGACATCCAAAGAATGGAAATCAACAACGGACGATTTTTTAATGAAGCCGAATCCAATGCTGCTGCTGGTGTAATTGTTTTGGGTTATAATGTTGCCGAAGGTTTGTTTGATAATGTTGACCCAATTGGAAAATCGGTCCGCATTTATGGTCAAAATGTAAAAGTAATTGGAGTAACCAAGAAAAAAGGACAAAGTATGGGTTTAGGCGATAGCGATGACGACTCGGTTTTTTTACCAGTTAATTTTCTGCGAAGATTATATGGCGATAACAGTAAAAACTTCCTTCCTGTAATTGTTATTAAACCTGAAAAAGATATTGACATAGAAGCCTTAAAAAGTGAAATCAAACAAAAATTGCGTGCCTATCGTGGTGTGAAAGAAGGCGAAGTTGATAATTTCTTTTTAGATATATTATCAGGTTTTACCGATTTGATTGATACGTTTATTGGCAGTCTAAAAATGGGAGGTTGGATAATTTCTGGGTTTTCACTTCTGGTTGGTGGTTTCGGAATTGCCAACATTATGTTCGTTTCAGTAAAAGAACGCACCAACTTAATTGGGATTCAAAAATCGTTAGGTGCCAAAAACAAATTCATACTTTTTCAATTTCTTTTCGAAGCCATAATTCTCTGTCTTATAGGTGGAATTATTGGATTGTTCCTGGTCTGGATAATTGCAGCTATGCTTACCAAAGTATTAGATTTTGAATTTATACTTTCGTTTAGCAACATTCTTTTAGGAACGTCTATTTCGGCCATCATTGGTTTAATTGCTGGAATTCTTCCTGCTATTTCTGCGTCAAAACTTGATCCTGTGGAAGCTATTAGAACGGGAATGTAA